One genomic window of Mastomys coucha isolate ucsf_1 unplaced genomic scaffold, UCSF_Mcou_1 pScaffold8, whole genome shotgun sequence includes the following:
- the Ndufs6 gene encoding NADH dehydrogenase [ubiquinone] iron-sulfur protein 6, mitochondrial: MAAALTFRRLFALPRAARGFGVRVSPSGEKITHTGQVYDEKDYRRIRFVDRQKEVNENFAIDLIAQQPVNEVDHRIIACDGGGGALGHPKVYINLDKETKTGTCGYCGLQFKQHHH, encoded by the exons ATGGCGGCGGCGCTGACCTTCCGCCGGCTGTTTGCTCTCCCCAGGGCTGCGCGGGGTTTCGGGGTGCGAGTGTCGCCAAGCGGGGAGAAGATCACGCATACCGGCCAG GTGTATGATGAAAAAGACTACAGGAGGATTCGTTTTGTAGATCGTCAGAAAGAG GTGAATGAGAACTTTGCCATTGATTTGATAGCACAACAGCCTGTGAATGAGGTGGACCACCGTATCATAGCCTGCGACGGAGGGGGCGGTGCCCTGGGCCACCCCAAGGTGTACATCAACTTG gacaaagaaacaaaaacagggaCGTGTGGCTACTGTGGCCTACAGTTCAAGCAGCACCATCACTAG